In Psychrobacter sp. P11G3, a single genomic region encodes these proteins:
- a CDS encoding YdcH family protein: MTMTDTWQDHSDIIDELKQKDTHFASIFDEHTTLDRQINKLENDVVKHASRDEEIEQMKRRKLQLKDEIYKTIDKNKAQSRA; the protein is encoded by the coding sequence ATGACAATGACAGACACATGGCAAGATCACAGTGATATTATCGATGAGCTCAAGCAAAAGGACACGCATTTTGCGAGTATCTTTGACGAGCATACGACTCTAGATAGGCAAATTAATAAGCTTGAAAACGATGTGGTCAAGCATGCCAGTCGCGACGAAGAAATCGAACAGATGAAACGACGAAAGCTACAGCTTAAAGACGAGATTTATAAAACTATTGATAAAAATAAAGCACAGTCTCGCGCTTAA
- a CDS encoding alanine/glycine:cation symporter family protein: protein MEYIEAFFALIGDLTWGWALVPMLIIFGLLFTIVGRFAQFKYFKRMFRVFKTDEVGDDGISARQALLVSIGGRVGGGNIAGVAVAISLGGPGAVFWMWVVALIGMMTSIVECSLAQLYKRRDTDGNFRGGPATYILHGLGKDYRWLAVIYAIALLLSFSIGFIAFQGNTVAGSALESFGIDRWISGVVLVIAGGFIVFGGIQRIAKVADVVIPVMALIYIGMALVVILLNVTELPTLMVMIVKNAFGIESVVGGGIGVAIEQGMKRGLFSNEAGLGSAPNIAATAYATHPVSQGISQSLSVFIDTIIVCSATAFMILLSGVYQPGAEVDGIVLAQQALTTQLGNWAQYILTISLLLFTLSSIMYNYYMGENAINFLIKKNIKKATLVLRIVVMAILFLGAVAPAATTVFFFADPLMGVLALANLLALIMLFPRAKRLLDDFASQLKSGVKEPLFDAKEYEKLDLDLSAWGKKAVKEALEQKQ from the coding sequence ATGGAATACATTGAAGCTTTTTTTGCCCTAATCGGGGATCTAACGTGGGGCTGGGCGCTCGTGCCTATGCTAATTATCTTTGGTTTATTATTTACCATCGTAGGTAGGTTCGCTCAGTTTAAATATTTTAAACGTATGTTCCGCGTATTTAAAACGGATGAGGTAGGTGACGACGGAATTTCTGCCCGTCAAGCGTTGCTCGTTTCTATCGGTGGACGTGTAGGCGGCGGTAACATTGCTGGTGTTGCTGTTGCCATCTCTTTAGGAGGTCCGGGAGCGGTATTCTGGATGTGGGTTGTCGCTTTAATTGGCATGATGACTAGCATTGTCGAGTGTAGCTTAGCGCAGCTTTATAAGCGTAGAGACACTGATGGTAACTTTCGCGGTGGCCCTGCAACCTATATTTTACATGGGTTAGGTAAAGACTATCGCTGGCTTGCCGTCATTTATGCTATTGCTTTACTACTGTCTTTCTCTATTGGGTTTATCGCGTTCCAAGGTAATACGGTGGCAGGTTCTGCGCTTGAAAGCTTTGGGATTGATCGCTGGATATCGGGTGTGGTGTTGGTCATTGCGGGTGGATTTATTGTCTTTGGCGGTATTCAGCGCATTGCAAAAGTAGCTGACGTTGTCATTCCTGTTATGGCATTAATCTATATTGGTATGGCACTTGTTGTTATATTGCTCAATGTCACAGAGCTGCCTACGTTGATGGTAATGATTGTTAAAAATGCATTTGGTATTGAGTCTGTCGTGGGCGGTGGTATTGGTGTGGCGATTGAGCAAGGTATGAAGCGTGGTTTATTCTCTAATGAAGCAGGTTTGGGTTCTGCGCCTAATATTGCTGCCACCGCTTATGCGACTCATCCTGTGAGTCAAGGTATCTCGCAGTCACTGTCTGTATTTATTGATACGATAATCGTATGTAGTGCCACCGCATTTATGATTTTACTGAGCGGCGTATATCAACCAGGTGCTGAAGTCGATGGTATTGTACTGGCCCAGCAAGCGTTAACGACTCAGCTTGGGAATTGGGCGCAGTATATTCTGACCATATCGCTATTGTTATTTACACTAAGTTCTATCATGTATAACTACTACATGGGCGAAAACGCTATTAATTTCTTGATCAAAAAGAATATTAAAAAAGCGACCTTGGTTTTACGAATTGTCGTAATGGCGATATTATTCTTGGGCGCAGTGGCTCCTGCCGCTACTACAGTATTCTTCTTCGCTGATCCGTTGATGGGCGTGCTAGCGCTAGCAAACTTACTGGCCTTGATTATGTTGTTTCCACGAGCTAAGCGTTTACTTGACGACTTTGCAAGTCAGTTGAAATCAGGGGTTAAAGAGCCGCTATTTGATGCAAAAGAGTATGAGAAGTTAGATCTCGATCTGAGCGCATGGGGCAAAAAAGCAGTAAAAGAGGCATTAGAGCAAAAGCAGTAG
- a CDS encoding DUF1513 domain-containing protein: protein MSTIEASTAVSVAQTHDQMNRSNRSGKTSSAHELLTTSVLTAVGTAALVGIHHRYRKQQHPDASLQDYVDGIRTQLQALRAAPDSTPKLSRLRYACEQAAATWKQAYHAVGDDNSDVPDFAVMHTTTMLARPVSWVSGVASMPKDQATSSQNEHDFGVVGIDADRQIVWQTTMPERVHDIVVQPVSVNVSEAQTQHSNVNQRRDVVVMGRRPSEKFWVLNTSNGQVQHAITADVNRHFYGHACYSLDGSLLYVTENDTVSLAGKIGIYDAHDAYQKVAEFDSYGIGPHELIMHPDSETLVIANGGIKTEQASREELNLDTMRPSLVYLNRHDGTLLEQVTPEHNQMSVRHLAMHNDGTVMIGIQFQGEKHINVPLVLTHKRGDGSFIPLIMPNNQWQRFHQYIASVAVDSERNLLCVTTPIGGCAAIYDLHTRELIDDVSLPDCAGASVLANSSALMSKIDKYAEPTGFIVSDGQGQLTALRVNTLPEVKLDVGDIELHERIIKDSQLHMMSFDNHLQAL, encoded by the coding sequence ATGTCTACTATCGAAGCGAGTACAGCAGTGTCAGTAGCCCAGACTCATGACCAGATGAATAGGTCTAATCGGTCTGGGAAAACTTCGTCAGCTCATGAGCTTTTGACGACTTCAGTGCTGACAGCAGTGGGTACGGCGGCGCTGGTCGGTATTCACCATCGTTATCGTAAGCAGCAGCATCCAGATGCCAGTCTGCAAGATTATGTAGATGGTATTCGTACACAGTTGCAGGCATTACGAGCGGCACCTGATTCAACGCCGAAGCTTTCGCGATTGCGCTATGCTTGTGAGCAAGCAGCGGCAACATGGAAGCAGGCTTATCATGCTGTAGGTGATGATAATAGTGATGTACCTGATTTTGCTGTCATGCATACGACAACGATGCTGGCACGACCAGTCAGTTGGGTCAGTGGCGTCGCATCCATGCCAAAAGATCAGGCCACATCAAGCCAGAATGAGCACGACTTTGGTGTGGTAGGTATTGATGCTGACAGACAAATCGTTTGGCAGACGACTATGCCTGAGCGTGTCCACGACATCGTTGTTCAGCCTGTATCTGTTAATGTATCTGAAGCTCAAACTCAGCATAGTAATGTCAATCAAAGACGTGATGTCGTCGTCATGGGTCGTCGTCCAAGCGAAAAATTCTGGGTGCTTAATACATCAAATGGGCAAGTACAACATGCGATTACAGCTGATGTAAACCGTCACTTTTATGGTCATGCTTGCTACAGTTTAGATGGCAGCTTGCTCTACGTAACCGAGAACGACACAGTGAGTCTGGCAGGCAAAATCGGTATCTATGATGCCCATGATGCTTATCAAAAAGTAGCAGAATTTGACTCATATGGTATAGGCCCGCATGAGCTGATTATGCATCCTGATAGCGAAACGCTCGTCATTGCAAATGGGGGTATCAAAACCGAGCAGGCCTCACGCGAAGAGCTAAATCTAGATACCATGCGACCATCACTGGTTTATCTGAATCGTCACGATGGCACATTGCTTGAGCAAGTGACTCCCGAACATAATCAGATGAGTGTGCGCCACTTAGCCATGCACAATGACGGCACAGTGATGATCGGTATTCAGTTCCAAGGTGAAAAACATATCAATGTACCATTGGTATTGACTCATAAACGTGGTGACGGCAGCTTTATTCCACTCATTATGCCAAACAATCAATGGCAACGTTTTCACCAATATATCGCTAGCGTGGCGGTGGATAGTGAGCGTAACTTACTGTGTGTGACCACGCCGATTGGTGGCTGTGCGGCGATTTATGATTTGCATACTCGTGAGCTGATTGATGATGTAAGCCTGCCAGATTGTGCAGGGGCTTCGGTGTTAGCTAATTCTAGTGCTTTAATGAGTAAAATTGATAAATATGCCGAACCGACAGGATTTATCGTCAGTGATGGTCAAGGGCAGTTAACTGCGTTAAGAGTAAATACTTTACCAGAAGTAAAGTTAGACGTAGGCGACATTGAACTTCATGAGCGGATTATCAAAGACAGTCAACTGCATATGATGTCGTTTGACAACCATTTGCAAGCACTGTGA
- a CDS encoding methyltransferase domain-containing protein: MENVNQAEFWQQRYEKNSIGWDMGQVSPPLKAYIDQLPESAKGQAILVPGAGNAYEVGYLYEQGFTNITLVDFAPAPIETFAERYPDFPSEHLICADFFSLLAEQYQFDWILEQTFFCAINPLRRDEYVQQMARLLKPQGKLVGLLFDTDFGREEPPFGGSKEEYQQRFQSHFDIDIIEPSYNSHPARQGSELFIKLQAK, encoded by the coding sequence ATGGAAAACGTCAACCAAGCGGAGTTTTGGCAGCAGCGTTATGAGAAGAACAGCATCGGTTGGGATATGGGGCAGGTATCGCCACCGCTAAAAGCTTATATTGACCAGTTACCTGAGAGCGCGAAAGGTCAGGCGATATTAGTGCCAGGTGCAGGTAACGCCTATGAAGTGGGTTATTTATATGAGCAAGGTTTTACCAATATTACGCTAGTTGATTTTGCCCCTGCACCGATTGAGACGTTTGCAGAGCGCTATCCTGATTTTCCTTCTGAACATCTGATCTGTGCGGATTTTTTTAGCTTGTTAGCTGAGCAGTATCAGTTTGATTGGATACTTGAGCAGACGTTTTTTTGTGCGATTAATCCATTGCGACGTGATGAATACGTGCAGCAGATGGCAAGGTTGTTAAAGCCACAAGGTAAGCTGGTTGGATTGTTATTCGACACGGATTTTGGACGAGAAGAGCCACCATTTGGCGGCAGCAAGGAAGAGTACCAACAACGTTTTCAAAGTCATTTTGATATCGATATTATAGAGCCCAGCTATAATTCACATCCAGCACGGCAAGGTAGTGAGCTGTTTATAAAGCTGCAAGCGAAGTAA
- a CDS encoding M48 family metallopeptidase, with the protein MVSAPMHVSASQMLHAVAKRMPWAIANHPQVLEQYRRRQNTSSNFSAANNSVLLWGTEQSFTLSPDQKTTYYRQQLSEVTPALFDKWQPIVGVYANEIRLKKMHTRWGSCNTRAKRIWLSVYLPAYPIECTEYVIVHELCHLHHANHSRAFWQTVATAMPDYQQWHNILAGKTGQLD; encoded by the coding sequence ATGGTCTCTGCACCAATGCATGTCAGTGCATCACAAATGTTGCATGCTGTGGCTAAGCGGATGCCTTGGGCGATTGCAAATCACCCACAGGTATTAGAACAATATAGACGTAGACAGAATACGTCGTCAAACTTTTCAGCTGCTAATAACTCAGTTTTATTATGGGGTACAGAGCAATCGTTTACGCTCAGCCCCGATCAAAAAACCACCTATTATCGGCAACAACTCTCCGAAGTCACACCTGCATTATTTGATAAGTGGCAGCCAATCGTTGGCGTTTATGCCAATGAAATACGATTGAAAAAAATGCACACACGTTGGGGCAGTTGCAACACGCGCGCAAAACGAATTTGGCTATCAGTCTATCTTCCTGCCTATCCTATCGAATGCACCGAATACGTAATCGTTCATGAGCTGTGCCACTTGCATCATGCCAACCATAGCCGAGCGTTTTGGCAAACGGTTGCCACAGCGATGCCAGATTATCAGCAATGGCATAACATACTAGCGGGCAAAACAGGGCAGCTGGATTAA
- the ahpC gene encoding alkyl hydroperoxide reductase subunit C: MASIINQEIPEFSADAYVNGEFKTITSEDVKGNWAIFLFYPADFTFVCPTELEDMAAHYDELKGLGVEVYSVSTDTHFTHKAWHDSSEAIGKVQYPMIGDPTGKITRGFNVMIEEAGLAERGTFLVDPDGLIQVAEIHAGGIGRSAKDMLRKVKAAQYVRENDGEVCPAAWEQGGDTLKPSLDLVGKI, from the coding sequence ATGGCGTCTATCATCAATCAAGAAATCCCAGAATTTTCAGCAGATGCATACGTAAACGGTGAGTTCAAAACCATCACTTCAGAAGACGTAAAAGGCAACTGGGCGATTTTCCTATTTTACCCAGCTGATTTCACGTTTGTTTGCCCAACTGAGCTAGAAGACATGGCCGCTCATTATGACGAGCTAAAAGGCCTTGGTGTTGAAGTATACTCAGTATCTACTGACACGCATTTCACGCACAAAGCATGGCATGATTCTTCAGAAGCTATCGGTAAAGTACAATACCCAATGATCGGCGATCCTACTGGTAAAATCACTCGTGGCTTTAACGTCATGATTGAAGAAGCAGGTTTGGCTGAGCGCGGTACATTCTTAGTAGATCCTGATGGCTTGATCCAAGTCGCTGAAATTCATGCTGGCGGTATCGGCCGTAGTGCAAAAGATATGCTACGTAAAGTGAAAGCAGCACAGTATGTTCGTGAAAACGACGGCGAAGTTTGCCCAGCAGCTTGGGAACAAGGCGGCGACACATTGAAGCCAAGTCTTGACCTAGTTGGTAAAATCTAA
- the ahpF gene encoding alkyl hydroperoxide reductase subunit F, with translation MIDQNLLDAVKSYSENMTRPITFVLGNGTHAKRAELVDFLTKIAGTTDKINFDAEATDDSLPSAISFKVVSHIDGASNDTGIVFSGIPGGHEFTSLILAILQAGGHTLKLDEGIQKLVKRFNKPLQFQTYVSLSCHSCPEVVQALNQFALLNDGISNEMIDGALFQEQVEANKIQGVPAVFLNGKPFANGLIDTAKLIGKLQEQFPDLLSEVEDDAEQLEQQDVTIIGAGPAGVAAAIYTARKGLKVTMVADRIGGQVKDTQDIENLISVPLTNGTDLSTNFVKHLAEYNITLKEHVSVKEIGETEEENYSIHLNTGETFNTRSIILATGAQWRKLGVPGEEENIGKGVAFCAHCDGPFFKGKDISVIGGGNSGVEAALDLAGIVNHVTVLEFADELKADQVLINKAKEKTNIEFITGAATQEIKATDGKVSSIVYQDRSTGETHERDLSGVFVQIGLVPNTGFIKGFVDLNRFGEIEIDERCRTDRKGIFACGDVTTVPFKQINIAMGEGSKAALSAFEYLVMQ, from the coding sequence ATGATAGATCAGAATTTATTAGATGCCGTTAAAAGCTATAGCGAAAATATGACACGTCCAATTACCTTTGTATTGGGTAATGGTACGCATGCAAAACGTGCAGAATTGGTAGATTTTTTGACCAAGATCGCTGGAACAACAGACAAAATCAACTTCGATGCAGAAGCAACTGACGATAGTTTGCCTAGTGCGATCAGTTTCAAAGTAGTCAGTCACATTGATGGCGCATCAAACGACACTGGTATCGTATTCAGCGGTATCCCAGGTGGTCATGAGTTTACGTCATTGATTTTGGCGATTCTGCAAGCGGGTGGTCATACGCTAAAGTTGGATGAAGGTATCCAAAAATTAGTTAAGCGTTTTAATAAGCCGCTACAGTTCCAGACCTACGTGTCATTGTCATGCCATAGCTGCCCAGAAGTCGTTCAGGCATTGAACCAGTTTGCGCTACTAAACGATGGTATCAGTAATGAGATGATCGACGGTGCATTATTCCAAGAGCAAGTAGAAGCGAACAAAATCCAAGGTGTACCAGCTGTATTTTTGAATGGTAAGCCATTTGCTAACGGCTTAATCGACACTGCTAAATTGATCGGAAAATTGCAAGAGCAGTTTCCTGACTTATTGTCAGAAGTAGAAGACGATGCTGAGCAATTAGAGCAGCAAGATGTCACTATCATCGGTGCTGGCCCTGCAGGTGTGGCCGCTGCCATTTATACAGCGCGTAAAGGCTTGAAAGTTACAATGGTCGCTGACCGTATCGGTGGACAAGTAAAAGACACGCAAGATATCGAAAACTTGATTTCAGTACCGCTAACTAATGGTACAGATTTATCGACTAACTTTGTCAAGCACTTGGCCGAATATAACATCACATTAAAAGAGCATGTGAGCGTTAAAGAAATTGGCGAGACTGAAGAAGAGAACTACAGTATCCACCTAAATACTGGTGAGACTTTTAATACTCGTAGTATCATCTTGGCGACAGGTGCTCAGTGGAGAAAGCTTGGTGTACCGGGTGAAGAAGAAAATATCGGTAAAGGAGTGGCTTTCTGTGCGCATTGTGATGGTCCATTCTTTAAAGGTAAAGATATCTCAGTGATCGGCGGTGGTAACTCGGGCGTGGAGGCAGCACTAGATTTGGCAGGTATCGTCAATCACGTTACTGTACTCGAGTTCGCTGATGAGTTAAAAGCTGACCAAGTACTGATCAATAAAGCCAAAGAAAAAACCAACATTGAGTTCATTACTGGTGCAGCGACACAAGAGATCAAAGCGACTGATGGCAAAGTATCGTCTATCGTCTACCAAGATCGCAGCACAGGTGAGACTCATGAGCGTGATTTATCAGGGGTGTTTGTACAGATTGGTTTAGTACCAAACACTGGATTCATCAAAGGCTTTGTTGATCTAAACCGCTTTGGTGAGATCGAAATCGATGAGCGCTGCCGTACAGATCGTAAAGGTATCTTTGCTTGTGGTGATGTAACCACCGTGCCATTTAAGCAGATTAACATTGCGATGGGTGAAGGTAGTAAAGCGGCATTGTCAGCGTTTGAATACTTGGTCATGCAGTAA
- a CDS encoding hydrogen peroxide-inducible genes activator — MITLRQLEFALAVAKHRHFKRAAEDCNISQSALSLGIAELEKQLDTQIFERNNKQVLITPIGQDILTRAQRVFSEVSDLTTRAHSHQTPLAYPMTVGIIPTIAPYLLPKVLPALRAQYPEFRMTIVEQQTERLLEQVRYGHIDTAIIALPYAVDGLHSFEFWSEDFFAVFPKDDIHAKLDTINADELATANLMLLGEGHCLTDQTLSVCHFDRAQMKSSFSDASLNTLIQMALANMGTTLVPEMALDQLHLQNQNAVAIPLAEDGPHRHIAFVTRLNYARVDDVSLLGDVFNKAFKDAVANKE, encoded by the coding sequence ATGATTACTTTACGACAACTTGAGTTTGCCCTAGCCGTCGCCAAACATCGTCATTTTAAACGTGCTGCTGAGGATTGCAATATCTCGCAGTCTGCACTGAGTTTGGGTATCGCAGAATTAGAAAAACAGCTAGATACTCAGATTTTTGAGCGTAATAATAAACAGGTATTGATTACCCCTATCGGTCAAGACATTCTCACGCGGGCGCAGCGAGTGTTTTCTGAGGTCAGCGATTTGACCACACGTGCTCATAGCCATCAGACGCCACTTGCCTATCCTATGACTGTCGGTATTATTCCGACAATAGCGCCTTATTTGCTGCCAAAAGTACTGCCTGCGCTGCGTGCTCAATATCCAGAGTTCCGTATGACCATCGTCGAACAACAGACAGAGCGTCTGCTTGAGCAAGTACGCTACGGTCATATCGATACGGCCATCATTGCGCTACCTTATGCAGTAGATGGGCTACACAGTTTTGAGTTTTGGAGTGAAGACTTCTTCGCTGTATTTCCAAAAGACGACATACATGCCAAGCTTGATACCATCAATGCTGATGAACTGGCAACTGCCAACCTGATGTTACTTGGCGAAGGTCATTGCTTAACGGACCAGACGCTGTCTGTCTGTCATTTCGACCGTGCCCAGATGAAATCAAGCTTCTCAGATGCCAGTTTAAATACCTTGATTCAAATGGCACTTGCCAACATGGGCACAACGCTAGTGCCTGAAATGGCGCTCGATCAGCTACACCTGCAAAACCAAAATGCCGTCGCCATACCATTGGCTGAAGACGGGCCGCATCGCCATATTGCCTTTGTCACCCGTCTGAACTATGCGCGTGTCGATGATGTTAGCTTGCTTGGAGATGTATTCAACAAAGCATTTAAAGATGCGGTAGCTAATAAAGAATAA